From a region of the Agromyces ramosus genome:
- a CDS encoding ArsR/SmtB family transcription factor, whose amino-acid sequence MVQQQALDRAFAALSDETRRGILTRLGDGPATITELAEPSGMTLTGIRKHVDVLEAAGLVTTEKVGRVRQVQLGTERLDDAMAWITFYQRLWERRLDGLEAYFTLKKGTES is encoded by the coding sequence ATGGTTCAGCAACAAGCACTCGATCGGGCGTTCGCGGCCCTCTCCGATGAGACGCGTCGCGGCATCCTGACCCGGCTCGGCGACGGGCCGGCGACGATCACCGAGCTCGCGGAGCCGTCGGGCATGACGCTCACCGGCATCCGCAAGCACGTCGACGTGCTCGAGGCCGCCGGCCTCGTCACCACCGAGAAGGTCGGCCGTGTGCGGCAGGTCCAGCTCGGTACCGAGCGTTTGGACGACGCGATGGCATGGATCACCTTCTATCAACGGCTCTGGGAGCGTCGGCTCGACGGTCTCGAGGCCTACTTCACTCTCAAGAAAGGCACCGAATCATGA
- a CDS encoding SCO7613 C-terminal domain-containing membrane protein: MVSTWNERAARYLLATTICPRCDAELGIALVCPVCAADLRGPAGALVWRASQRAADAVLERERVIAALPTAVAVASAQAGSAAATSVAPAASSPASTTAAVHADAASDATSQVSVQSVLAVAGAALFAIAAIVFTFLNPDIDFGTRTTVIAVVTALFLGGAWMLRRRGVRFSAEAIGALGMVFLALDVWALSEAAPAAVSGWVVAAAGTLLASLAMLAVAWAARIRTWLWASLVGLAVVPAFLGYAGDAWGAIWGHVGVAAVALAGHEVVRRATGRFESDLRADRVTLAVLQVLATVVVLGQLLFLQVTGAWSSNSGEVLARVAILIVLAALATLSTRNGMPRFWSFSAGALGVTALAVLPLASPALDPAWLATLLPLMAAIGVAATGLVGARGLLRARPVQAGALVVALGVTLPAVMIALGTLLGILMEFVAVTALAARNLDAEQSAFNLPIEAELAGVLGLFAAALGLAALAAATRRVSSPETRGGFPVGVLGLALWVSALGALAAIGWSGIVPLAQTGIGIAAALAAGAAVLVPSSRFTRARGSIRAPFIVFAHVALVETAFISWTDAAITVPVGAVIVAAVLALAATAPAAARAVYVAAAYAYALVLFATALDRTTILDTIAVLCLTTTLAALIALAATLVRQVSARAWYAILIVTAVPFLIGIASVLSERSGWTALSTGVIFLLALALVLTRRPGLNRLVRSAAAALLVPALAVVVVCLGAELLDVSGSPVVLPIIAVIVAVVLPSTKLIEAALLARGLGTGDAASVRLWVEISSLVTAAIAVVLALVRDAAGLGTAIAVLVILGLGAAATSVFAGRRYGWPLAGATWTGALWCVWAMLGIEVVEPYTLPPALGAAVVAAILVARGGRGVALFTSGLACAIVPSLVLLAAWGPGDVVAWRTTALLAASAVLLALGWLLTRRGRDTGTSTGIRMLRAPLLAGALVAASAGPIQAVRYGLERDPLALADPDLVILPVLGLTLVSVVLAGVAASLLRRGARDAAEPSTLDRWLLGSRWLYAPALVFLVVGPIAAIRRDWFAIWTLWALMALLLALALAMVARARSTKPVLPPFWFIYALAWVTGVAGWSERDLRVEVFSLPLGLAVLAAGIIALRPGSLPTRATLNSWPIGFRGSWRLLAPGIVLTFLPSVLATGTDPQLYRPILVIGLALVAILVGSSRKLAAPFILGLAVLPIENIVVFSAQVDRAVGAMPWWITLSTAGAVLLAIAVGSERRTNQGRGVAARLRELE; the protein is encoded by the coding sequence ATGGTGAGCACATGGAACGAGCGGGCCGCGCGGTATCTGCTCGCCACGACGATCTGTCCGCGGTGCGATGCCGAACTCGGCATCGCGTTGGTCTGCCCCGTGTGCGCAGCCGACTTGCGCGGGCCGGCCGGCGCGCTCGTGTGGCGCGCCTCGCAGCGGGCAGCCGACGCAGTGCTCGAGCGCGAGCGCGTGATCGCGGCGCTGCCGACGGCGGTCGCCGTGGCGAGTGCGCAGGCGGGCTCCGCTGCGGCGACGAGCGTGGCTCCCGCCGCCTCGTCGCCGGCATCCACCACGGCGGCGGTGCACGCGGATGCCGCATCCGACGCCACCTCTCAGGTCAGCGTGCAGTCGGTGCTCGCGGTCGCGGGTGCCGCGCTCTTCGCGATCGCCGCGATCGTGTTCACGTTCCTCAACCCCGACATCGACTTCGGCACGCGCACGACGGTGATCGCGGTCGTGACCGCGCTGTTCCTCGGTGGCGCGTGGATGCTGCGCCGGCGCGGCGTGCGGTTCTCGGCCGAGGCGATCGGCGCGCTCGGCATGGTGTTCCTCGCCCTCGATGTCTGGGCCCTTTCGGAGGCGGCGCCGGCCGCGGTGAGCGGCTGGGTCGTCGCGGCGGCCGGCACGCTCCTCGCCTCGCTCGCGATGCTGGCCGTCGCATGGGCGGCGCGCATCCGCACCTGGCTCTGGGCCTCGCTCGTCGGACTCGCGGTCGTTCCCGCGTTCCTCGGCTACGCGGGTGACGCGTGGGGTGCCATCTGGGGGCACGTCGGCGTCGCCGCGGTCGCGTTGGCCGGGCATGAGGTGGTGCGCCGCGCCACCGGCCGCTTCGAGAGCGACCTTCGCGCCGATCGCGTGACGCTCGCCGTGCTGCAGGTGCTGGCGACCGTCGTGGTGCTCGGGCAGCTGCTGTTCCTGCAGGTCACCGGTGCGTGGTCGTCGAACTCGGGCGAAGTGCTCGCGCGCGTCGCGATCCTCATCGTGCTCGCGGCGCTCGCCACCCTGTCGACGCGCAACGGGATGCCGCGGTTCTGGAGCTTCAGCGCCGGCGCCCTCGGCGTGACCGCGCTCGCGGTGCTTCCGCTCGCGTCGCCTGCCCTCGACCCGGCCTGGCTCGCCACCCTCCTGCCGCTCATGGCGGCGATCGGCGTCGCCGCGACCGGACTCGTCGGCGCTCGCGGCCTGCTGCGCGCCCGGCCGGTGCAGGCCGGCGCGCTCGTCGTCGCACTCGGCGTCACGCTGCCCGCCGTGATGATCGCGCTCGGCACACTCCTCGGCATCCTGATGGAGTTCGTCGCCGTCACCGCTCTCGCTGCACGCAACCTCGACGCCGAGCAGAGCGCGTTCAACCTCCCCATCGAGGCGGAACTCGCCGGCGTGCTCGGGCTGTTCGCCGCCGCGCTCGGTCTCGCGGCGCTCGCCGCAGCGACCCGTCGAGTGTCGTCGCCCGAGACACGAGGCGGCTTCCCCGTCGGTGTGCTCGGACTCGCGCTCTGGGTGAGCGCACTGGGCGCACTCGCCGCGATCGGGTGGAGCGGCATCGTGCCGCTCGCGCAGACGGGGATCGGCATCGCGGCAGCGCTGGCCGCGGGCGCCGCGGTGCTCGTGCCGTCGTCGCGCTTCACCCGGGCGCGCGGGAGCATCCGTGCCCCTTTCATCGTGTTCGCGCACGTCGCCCTCGTCGAGACCGCCTTCATCAGCTGGACGGATGCCGCGATCACCGTGCCGGTCGGTGCCGTGATCGTCGCCGCGGTGCTCGCGCTCGCGGCCACGGCACCAGCGGCCGCCCGCGCCGTCTACGTGGCCGCCGCCTACGCGTACGCCCTCGTGCTGTTCGCGACGGCGCTCGACCGCACGACGATCCTCGACACGATCGCGGTGCTCTGCCTCACGACCACGCTCGCGGCGCTGATCGCGCTCGCCGCGACGCTCGTTCGGCAGGTGAGCGCGCGTGCCTGGTACGCGATCCTCATCGTGACGGCCGTGCCGTTCCTGATCGGCATCGCCTCGGTGCTCAGCGAGCGCAGCGGCTGGACGGCGCTCTCGACCGGCGTCATCTTCCTGCTCGCCCTCGCGCTCGTGCTCACCCGACGGCCGGGACTGAACCGGCTCGTGCGCTCGGCCGCCGCCGCGCTGCTCGTGCCGGCGCTCGCCGTGGTCGTCGTGTGCCTCGGCGCGGAGCTCCTCGACGTGAGCGGCTCGCCGGTCGTGCTCCCGATCATCGCCGTGATCGTCGCGGTCGTGCTGCCATCGACGAAGCTCATCGAGGCGGCGTTGCTCGCTCGGGGACTGGGCACCGGCGACGCGGCATCCGTGCGCCTCTGGGTCGAGATCTCGTCGCTCGTGACGGCCGCCATCGCGGTCGTGCTCGCGCTCGTGCGTGACGCCGCCGGCCTCGGCACGGCGATCGCGGTGCTCGTCATCCTCGGCCTCGGCGCCGCAGCGACGAGCGTCTTCGCCGGTCGCCGCTACGGCTGGCCGCTCGCAGGCGCGACCTGGACCGGCGCGCTCTGGTGCGTGTGGGCGATGCTCGGGATCGAGGTCGTCGAGCCGTACACCCTGCCGCCCGCGCTCGGCGCGGCCGTGGTGGCGGCGATCCTCGTCGCGCGCGGTGGCCGCGGCGTGGCGCTCTTCACGAGCGGCCTCGCGTGCGCCATCGTGCCGTCGCTCGTGCTCCTCGCCGCCTGGGGGCCGGGCGACGTGGTGGCGTGGCGTACGACGGCGCTGCTCGCGGCATCCGCGGTGCTGCTCGCGCTCGGCTGGCTGCTCACCCGGCGCGGCCGCGACACGGGCACGAGCACGGGCATCCGAATGCTCCGCGCGCCGCTGCTCGCGGGCGCCCTCGTCGCGGCATCCGCCGGTCCCATCCAAGCGGTGCGCTACGGCCTCGAGCGCGACCCGCTCGCGCTCGCCGACCCCGATCTCGTGATACTCCCCGTGCTCGGCCTCACGCTCGTGAGCGTCGTGCTCGCTGGCGTCGCGGCGTCGTTGCTTCGCCGTGGCGCACGGGACGCCGCCGAGCCTTCGACGCTCGATCGGTGGCTCCTCGGCTCCCGGTGGCTGTACGCCCCGGCGCTGGTCTTCCTCGTGGTCGGCCCGATCGCCGCGATCCGCCGGGACTGGTTCGCGATCTGGACGCTCTGGGCCCTCATGGCGCTGCTCCTCGCGCTCGCACTCGCGATGGTGGCTCGCGCGCGCAGCACGAAGCCGGTGCTGCCGCCGTTCTGGTTCATCTACGCGCTCGCGTGGGTGACCGGCGTCGCGGGGTGGAGTGAGCGCGACCTTCGCGTCGAGGTGTTCTCGTTGCCGCTCGGCCTCGCGGTGCTCGCCGCCGGCATCATCGCGCTGCGCCCGGGCTCGCTGCCGACGCGGGCGACGCTCAACTCGTGGCCAATCGGGTTCCGCGGCTCGTGGCGGCTACTCGCACCGGGCATCGTGCTCACGTTCCTGCCGTCGGTGCTCGCGACGGGAACCGACCCCCAGCTCTACCGGCCGATCCTGGTCATCGGGCTGGCGCTCGTCGCGATCCTCGTCGGGTCGTCGCGCAAGCTCGCCGCCCCGTTCATCCTCGGGCTCGCCGTGCTGCCCATCGAGAACATCGTGGTCTTCTCCGCGCAGGTCGACCGCGCGGTCGGGGCGATGCCGTGGTGGATCACGCTCTCGACGGCCGGGGCGGTGCTGCTCGCGATCGCGGTCGGCTCCGAACGGCGCACCAACCAGGGGAGGGGCGTCGCCGCGCGACTGCGCGAGCTCGAGTGA
- a CDS encoding phospholipase D-like domain-containing protein, with the protein MSVTIGGVDLYMGPTSVGGPDDLDQAIRDFIDEAEHSLAIAVQEIDSRAIAKSILAAKLRGVRVRVILEGDYLTEEKALVDPWTSLGAHEENRIIQGALLKARVDVIADLNPKIFHQKFIVRDSGKPGAAVLTGSTNFTLTDTGTNATTGIGAGQNLNHVVVLHGQRAATEYLREFERMRSGTFGDLHERVEPKPKEFGLPEVRVKPLFAPRHGPEMEIMKQMLKAKESIDFAMFTFAQSSGIDDTMIRLRPLVQRIRGVLDRDQGAAKWAATTDLGNGDVELFANKRNTGVRKLHHKLMVVDERLLIVGSFNYTAPANTLNDENIIVIGDLEEPAGSPADVAQRALAAYALTEIDRIIADLASPVPA; encoded by the coding sequence ATGTCGGTGACCATCGGCGGCGTCGACCTGTACATGGGGCCCACCTCGGTCGGCGGGCCCGACGACCTCGACCAGGCGATCCGCGACTTCATCGACGAGGCCGAGCACAGCCTCGCGATCGCGGTGCAGGAGATCGACTCCCGGGCGATCGCGAAGTCGATACTCGCGGCGAAGCTGCGCGGTGTGCGGGTGCGCGTCATCCTTGAGGGCGACTACCTCACCGAGGAGAAGGCGCTCGTCGACCCGTGGACGAGCCTCGGCGCACACGAGGAGAACCGCATCATCCAGGGCGCGCTGCTGAAGGCGAGGGTCGACGTCATCGCCGACCTGAATCCCAAGATCTTCCACCAGAAGTTCATCGTGCGCGACTCGGGCAAGCCGGGCGCCGCAGTGCTCACCGGGTCGACCAACTTCACGCTCACCGACACCGGCACCAACGCGACCACGGGCATCGGCGCGGGCCAGAACCTCAACCACGTCGTCGTGCTGCACGGCCAGCGCGCCGCCACCGAGTACCTGCGTGAGTTCGAGCGCATGCGCTCGGGCACCTTCGGCGACCTGCACGAGCGCGTCGAGCCGAAGCCGAAGGAGTTCGGCCTGCCAGAGGTGCGCGTGAAGCCGCTGTTCGCTCCGCGCCATGGCCCCGAGATGGAGATCATGAAGCAGATGCTGAAGGCGAAGGAGTCGATCGACTTCGCGATGTTCACGTTCGCCCAGTCATCCGGCATCGACGACACGATGATCCGCCTGCGCCCGCTCGTGCAGCGCATCCGCGGCGTGCTCGACCGCGACCAGGGCGCCGCGAAGTGGGCCGCCACCACCGACCTCGGCAACGGCGACGTCGAGCTCTTCGCCAACAAGCGCAACACCGGGGTGCGCAAGCTCCACCACAAGCTCATGGTGGTCGACGAGCGACTGCTCATCGTCGGCAGCTTCAACTACACCGCACCCGCGAACACCCTCAACGACGAGAACATCATCGTCATCGGCGACCTCGAGGAACCGGCCGGCAGCCCGGCGGATGTCGCGCAGCGGGCGCTCGCCGCCTACGCCCTCACCGAGATCGACCGCATCATCGCCGACCTCGCGTCGCCCGTGCCGGCTTGA
- a CDS encoding carbohydrate kinase family protein, giving the protein MTSHIVISGPATWNRIIYLDRLPEPVPHMQFALDDYDTIGGTSAGKALGLAGLGRPVLLHTLLGDDADGRLVRRALEASGIDLSESPTDRTERHLNLMTRAGERVSLYLSTAADPGTPPSPELSQAMADAPAIVLDLSERSRGLIPAARAVGRPIWTDIHDYDGSAEFHRPFIEAADWIFMNADRIGADPWPFMEECVHGGASVVVCTLGERGAIAIDERMLRVEVAAEPVEVLDTNGAGDAFMAGVLDAHLGGAALPDALAAGARHAATVLTTRHLHPVLDGVLDAGV; this is encoded by the coding sequence ATGACCTCGCACATCGTCATCTCCGGCCCGGCGACCTGGAACCGCATCATCTACCTCGACCGGCTCCCCGAGCCGGTGCCGCATATGCAGTTCGCGCTCGACGACTACGACACGATCGGCGGCACCTCCGCGGGCAAGGCACTCGGGCTCGCCGGCCTGGGGCGACCGGTGCTGCTGCACACGCTGCTCGGCGACGACGCCGACGGCCGTCTCGTGCGGCGCGCGCTCGAGGCATCCGGAATCGACCTCTCCGAGTCGCCCACCGACCGCACCGAGCGCCACCTGAACCTCATGACGCGGGCCGGCGAGCGCGTCTCGCTGTACCTCTCGACCGCCGCCGACCCGGGCACGCCGCCGTCACCCGAGCTGTCGCAGGCGATGGCGGATGCCCCGGCGATCGTGCTCGACCTGTCGGAGCGTTCGCGCGGGCTCATCCCCGCGGCGCGCGCCGTCGGGCGGCCCATCTGGACCGACATCCACGACTACGACGGGAGCGCCGAGTTCCACCGCCCGTTCATCGAGGCGGCCGACTGGATCTTCATGAACGCCGACCGCATCGGCGCCGACCCGTGGCCCTTCATGGAGGAGTGCGTGCACGGCGGGGCATCCGTCGTCGTCTGCACTCTCGGCGAGCGCGGCGCGATCGCGATCGATGAGCGGATGCTGCGCGTCGAGGTCGCCGCCGAGCCCGTCGAGGTGCTCGACACGAACGGCGCGGGCGACGCGTTCATGGCGGGCGTGCTCGACGCGCACCTCGGCGGCGCGGCGCTGCCCGACGCGCTCGCGGCCGGAGCCCGCCACGCCGCGACCGTGCTCACGACTCGCCACCTGCACCCGGTGCTCGACGGCGTGCTCGACGCCGGGGTCTGA
- a CDS encoding pyridoxal phosphate-dependent decarboxylase family protein, translating into MDSPDEIVMPATRMHSTSDETTKLVDLVLEYSRRRILSDDTPLDKPLSELELARLAGRTIDEQGIGAAKALALFEHVLAPACITTDHPQYLSFIPTAPTKAATAFDLVVSASALYGGSWLEGAGAVYAENEVLSWLSREFGLPATAGGVFVQGGTLGNLSALVAAREHARLAVKQSGTDAPARWKVVCSAEAHSSIASAARVMDVEVVPVHPADDGMLRGADVRAALDEHGASVFAVVATAGSTNFGIVDDVASIAALKSEFDFWLHVDGAYGLAAMLSPLARHRFAGVEHADSVIVDPHKWLFAPFDACALIYRDPETGRRAHTQHAEYLDTLTETSEWSPSDYAAHLTRRARGLPFWFSLATYGGNAYREAISSSIQLAQDIAREIESRPRLSLVREPQLSVVVFEHEGWTRDDYAAWSSRLLDEQRAFVTPSSHAGRPNTRFAIINPKTTFEQLVGILDTM; encoded by the coding sequence ATGGATTCACCCGACGAAATCGTCATGCCCGCAACGCGCATGCACTCGACCTCAGACGAGACGACGAAGCTCGTCGACCTCGTGCTCGAGTACTCCCGCCGACGGATCCTCAGCGACGACACCCCGCTTGACAAGCCGCTGTCGGAGCTCGAGCTCGCACGCCTCGCCGGCCGCACGATCGACGAGCAGGGCATCGGGGCGGCGAAGGCCCTGGCCCTCTTCGAGCACGTGCTCGCCCCGGCCTGCATCACGACCGACCACCCGCAGTACCTCTCTTTCATCCCGACGGCGCCCACGAAGGCGGCCACCGCGTTCGACCTCGTCGTCTCGGCGAGCGCGCTCTACGGCGGCTCCTGGCTCGAGGGCGCGGGCGCGGTCTACGCCGAGAACGAGGTGCTGTCCTGGCTCTCCCGTGAGTTCGGGCTGCCGGCGACGGCCGGCGGCGTCTTCGTGCAGGGCGGCACGCTCGGCAACCTCTCGGCGCTCGTCGCGGCCCGCGAGCACGCCCGCCTCGCGGTGAAGCAGTCGGGGACGGATGCCCCGGCGAGGTGGAAGGTCGTCTGCAGCGCCGAGGCGCACTCGTCCATCGCGTCGGCGGCACGAGTCATGGACGTCGAGGTCGTGCCGGTGCACCCGGCCGACGACGGGATGCTGCGCGGCGCCGACGTGCGCGCGGCGCTCGACGAGCACGGGGCATCCGTCTTCGCCGTCGTCGCGACCGCCGGCTCGACGAACTTCGGCATCGTCGACGACGTGGCCTCGATCGCCGCATTGAAGAGCGAGTTCGACTTCTGGCTGCACGTCGACGGCGCCTACGGCCTCGCCGCGATGCTCTCGCCGCTCGCCCGGCACCGCTTCGCGGGCGTGGAGCACGCCGACTCGGTGATCGTCGACCCGCACAAGTGGCTCTTCGCGCCGTTCGACGCTTGCGCCCTCATCTACCGCGACCCCGAGACCGGACGCCGCGCGCACACGCAGCACGCCGAGTACCTCGACACGCTCACCGAGACCTCGGAGTGGAGCCCGTCCGACTACGCCGCGCACCTCACCCGGCGTGCGCGCGGCCTGCCGTTCTGGTTCTCGCTCGCGACCTACGGCGGCAACGCCTACCGTGAGGCGATCTCGAGCTCGATCCAGCTCGCACAGGACATTGCGCGCGAGATCGAGTCCCGTCCGCGCCTCAGCCTGGTGCGCGAGCCGCAGTTGTCGGTCGTCGTGTTCGAGCACGAGGGCTGGACCCGCGATGACTACGCCGCCTGGTCGAGCCGGCTGCTCGACGAGCAGCGCGCGTTCGTGACGCCGAGCTCGCACGCGGGCCGACCCAACACGCGCTTCGCGATCATCAACCCGAAGACGACGTTCGAGCAGCTCGTGGGGATCCTCGACACGATGTGA
- a CDS encoding acetylxylan esterase, translated as MPRFDAPAAEVREYRPEVAEPADFDAFWRSTLAESRALAAAPRLTRVESPLTSVEVYDVEFSGFAGDPVRGWFMVPVGTDGPLPTIVEFIGYGGGRGLPHERLPWVSSGYAYFLMDTRGQGSAWGTGGGTPDPHGTGPSFPGFMTRGIEHHDGYYYRRVFTDAALAIDALRSLDRVDADRVAVCGGSQGGGIAIAAAGLSKGLVGVMPDVPFLCNFERAVGMTDRDPYFEIVRYLSVHRDAAERVFETLSYFDGVNFAKRAVAPAFFSVAMMDPVCPPSTVYAARNHWGASADIVEYAFNEHEGGAGVHWPQQAAWLAERLVPQAA; from the coding sequence GTGCCCCGTTTCGATGCCCCCGCCGCCGAAGTCCGCGAGTATCGACCGGAGGTGGCCGAGCCGGCCGACTTCGACGCGTTCTGGCGCTCGACCCTCGCCGAGTCCCGCGCGCTCGCCGCAGCCCCGCGGCTGACCCGGGTCGAGTCGCCGCTGACCTCGGTCGAGGTCTACGATGTCGAGTTCAGCGGGTTCGCCGGCGACCCCGTGCGGGGCTGGTTCATGGTGCCGGTCGGCACCGACGGGCCGTTGCCGACGATCGTGGAGTTCATCGGGTACGGCGGCGGGCGGGGCCTCCCGCACGAGCGGCTCCCGTGGGTGTCATCCGGCTACGCGTACTTCCTCATGGACACGCGCGGCCAGGGCAGCGCCTGGGGCACGGGCGGCGGCACGCCCGACCCCCACGGCACCGGCCCGTCGTTCCCGGGCTTCATGACGCGCGGCATCGAGCACCACGACGGCTACTACTACCGCCGGGTCTTCACCGACGCGGCGCTCGCGATCGACGCCCTGCGCTCGCTCGACCGGGTCGACGCCGACCGGGTCGCGGTGTGCGGCGGCAGCCAGGGCGGCGGCATCGCGATCGCCGCGGCCGGGCTCTCCAAGGGGCTCGTCGGGGTGATGCCCGACGTGCCGTTCCTCTGCAACTTCGAGCGAGCGGTCGGCATGACCGATCGCGACCCGTACTTCGAGATCGTGCGCTACCTGTCGGTGCACCGGGATGCCGCGGAGCGCGTGTTCGAGACGCTGTCGTACTTCGACGGGGTGAACTTCGCGAAGCGCGCCGTGGCGCCGGCCTTCTTCTCCGTCGCCATGATGGACCCGGTGTGCCCGCCGTCGACGGTCTACGCGGCGCGCAATCACTGGGGCGCATCCGCTGACATCGTCGAATACGCGTTCAACGAGCACGAGGGGGGCGCCGGCGTGCACTGGCCGCAGCAGGCGGCGTGGCTAGCCGAGCGGCTCGTGCCGCAGGCCGCCTGA
- a CDS encoding SRPBCC family protein, protein MSDTDTNETIGLRLTRQLPATPEEVFDAYTDAEKQKIWFSILDEEPGIVEIEVDLRVGGKQLAVWGPNRETLFREEQTFLEIDRPHRLVSESIGSEPDGNTMTTHVVITFEANDGGTLVTVEQTGFPTPEVRDFFETMAWVGGFDRLEAYLVREAR, encoded by the coding sequence ATGAGCGACACCGACACGAACGAGACCATCGGACTGCGGCTGACGCGGCAGTTGCCCGCCACCCCCGAAGAGGTCTTCGACGCCTACACCGATGCCGAGAAGCAGAAGATCTGGTTCTCGATCCTCGACGAGGAGCCCGGCATCGTCGAGATCGAGGTCGATCTGCGGGTCGGCGGCAAGCAGCTCGCCGTGTGGGGGCCGAACCGCGAGACGCTCTTCCGCGAGGAGCAGACGTTCCTCGAGATCGACCGCCCGCACCGGCTCGTCAGCGAGTCGATCGGCAGCGAGCCCGACGGCAACACGATGACGACCCACGTCGTCATCACGTTCGAGGCCAACGACGGCGGCACCCTCGTCACGGTCGAGCAGACCGGCTTCCCGACGCCCGAGGTGCGCGACTTCTTCGAGACGATGGCCTGGGTGGGCGGCTTCGACCGCCTCGAGGCCTACCTGGTGCGCGAGGCGCGCTGA
- a CDS encoding mandelate racemase/muconate lactonizing enzyme family protein encodes MRIARVQTFPLFLSKEDADNSYAGESAVEHRGYMVKPPWRSLYSPGYETLIVKVETDDGVVGWGEALAPVAPEVAAAIVDRLLTPLIVGEDPRSVRTLWHRMSESMRERGHLTGHQADAMAAVDIALWDLWGHTTGLSVSELAGGRYAEVLPAYVSGIRGADDAERAERAAELVEAGVRRIKLHLGTDVATDLATFDAIAAVHPDLDLALDAHWTYRLGQAKTLGRELDERRAWFFEAPLAPEDVGGHHDLAAAIDTPVAVGEAMRSRFEFADWLARRAVSVTQPDIGRTGITEGLAIAALADAFHAQVAPHHSAAFGIAMAAGVHVAASSPSLLAFEYQPLTLPVANRILTTPLEVRPDGGFVVPSGPGLGVTVDEAVVREFVRG; translated from the coding sequence GTGAGAATCGCGCGCGTCCAGACCTTCCCGCTGTTCCTGAGTAAGGAGGACGCCGACAACTCCTACGCGGGTGAATCCGCCGTGGAGCACCGCGGGTACATGGTGAAGCCGCCGTGGCGGAGCCTGTACTCCCCCGGCTACGAGACGCTCATCGTGAAGGTCGAGACCGATGACGGGGTCGTCGGCTGGGGCGAGGCGCTCGCGCCGGTCGCCCCAGAGGTCGCCGCCGCGATCGTCGACCGTCTGCTGACCCCGCTCATCGTCGGCGAGGATCCCAGGTCGGTTCGCACGCTCTGGCACCGGATGTCGGAGTCGATGCGTGAACGCGGGCACCTCACCGGTCACCAGGCCGACGCGATGGCCGCCGTCGACATCGCACTCTGGGACCTCTGGGGGCACACCACCGGCCTCTCGGTGTCCGAGCTCGCCGGCGGACGCTACGCAGAGGTGCTCCCCGCCTACGTCTCGGGCATCCGCGGGGCCGATGACGCCGAGCGTGCCGAGCGCGCCGCCGAGCTCGTCGAAGCCGGCGTGCGGCGCATCAAGCTGCACCTGGGCACGGATGTCGCGACCGACCTCGCGACCTTCGACGCGATCGCCGCCGTGCATCCCGACCTCGACCTCGCGCTCGACGCGCACTGGACCTATCGGCTCGGCCAGGCCAAGACACTGGGCCGCGAGCTCGACGAGCGACGCGCCTGGTTCTTCGAGGCGCCGCTCGCGCCCGAAGACGTCGGGGGGCACCACGACCTCGCCGCCGCGATCGACACGCCGGTCGCGGTCGGCGAGGCGATGCGCAGCCGCTTCGAGTTCGCCGACTGGCTGGCGCGGCGGGCCGTATCCGTGACGCAGCCCGACATCGGCCGCACCGGCATCACCGAGGGGCTCGCCATCGCCGCCCTCGCCGACGCGTTCCACGCCCAGGTCGCACCGCACCACTCGGCGGCGTTCGGCATCGCGATGGCCGCGGGCGTGCACGTCGCCGCGAGCTCCCCCTCGCTGCTCGCGTTCGAGTACCAGCCGTTAACGCTGCCCGTCGCGAACCGCATCCTCACGACACCGCTCGAGGTGCGGCCCGACGGCGGGTTCGTGGTGCCGAGCGGTCCGGGCCTCGGGGTCACGGTCGACGAGGCCGTCGTGCGGGAGTTCGTGCGCGGCTGA